One Haloarcula sp. CBA1127 genomic window carries:
- a CDS encoding DMT family transporter gives MTRSTRHIGLLFAALALIWGLSFVAIKTGLESVPPVLLAAVRHDIAAVVLLGYALWRGRSLRPQTRDDWSLIFIGGTVLIGAHFALLFLGQQYVPSSFGAILLSLTPVVTPAFASTLIPSYRARPHELIGTVCGFIGVVIIANPTPGAVGGRLLGVALLISSAVAFAVGAVLTERYTSSLPLVSLQAWMTLLGAGILHAVSAGLPSEQFGTVTVGLEQLAAIAYLGIVASAIGFLLYFRLISTVGAAETSLVSYVVPAVTAISGWLLLGETLGPVTVAGFAVIVVGFAWVKADVLRSLRRRHTGSPSHRTQTPRDDCVVVSGNAYSTQD, from the coding sequence ATGACACGCTCGACACGACATATTGGCTTGCTGTTTGCTGCGCTCGCACTCATCTGGGGACTTTCCTTTGTGGCGATCAAGACTGGTCTCGAAAGCGTCCCGCCGGTGCTGCTGGCAGCTGTCCGACACGATATTGCTGCAGTCGTCCTGCTTGGCTATGCCCTCTGGCGCGGCCGGTCACTGCGCCCACAGACCCGCGATGACTGGTCGCTGATTTTCATCGGCGGCACCGTCCTCATCGGCGCACACTTCGCGCTCTTGTTCCTTGGACAGCAGTACGTCCCGAGTTCCTTCGGCGCAATCCTGCTCAGTCTCACGCCGGTTGTGACGCCGGCGTTCGCATCGACGCTGATACCGAGCTACCGGGCTCGCCCGCACGAACTCATCGGCACGGTCTGTGGATTCATCGGCGTGGTTATCATCGCGAACCCCACGCCGGGAGCGGTCGGCGGCCGACTGCTCGGCGTCGCCCTGCTCATCAGTTCGGCTGTCGCCTTCGCCGTCGGCGCAGTCCTGACCGAACGTTACACCAGTTCGCTCCCGCTCGTGAGCCTGCAGGCCTGGATGACGCTGCTCGGGGCGGGCATCCTGCACGCCGTCAGCGCGGGGCTGCCCTCGGAGCAGTTCGGAACCGTCACGGTTGGTCTCGAACAGCTAGCGGCAATCGCGTATCTCGGCATCGTCGCCAGCGCGATCGGGTTCCTCCTCTACTTCCGCCTGATCAGCACAGTCGGTGCCGCTGAAACCAGCCTGGTTTCCTACGTAGTACCGGCAGTGACGGCTATCAGCGGCTGGCTCCTGCTCGGTGAAACACTCGGCCCGGTGACCGTCGCCGGCTTCGCCGTAATCGTGGTCGGCTTCGCGTGGGTGAAAGCCGACGTGCTTCGGTCGTTACGCCGCCGTCACACTGGTTCGCCGTCCCATCGAACACAGACTCCACGGGACGACTGCGTCGTAGTTAGCGGAAACGCGTACTCGACGCAGGACTGA
- a CDS encoding class I SAM-dependent methyltransferase: MDPDDVRNDWASRSGKFSPAYYAEIGPNEVSETLVNVLDHYVHDDARIIELGCGSGRHLAHLQTNGYGNLTGIDINEESFDVMAEHYPRLANSGTFHTGALEDIVTEFEDDAFDVVYSVETLQHIHPDDAWVFEEIARVAGDLLVIAENEGNSPERGREDTDVSYVNDDFPLYHRNWKQVFSELGFAQLIREPTSRDTIRVFRAP, from the coding sequence ATGGACCCGGACGACGTTCGAAACGACTGGGCCTCCCGCTCCGGGAAGTTCTCGCCGGCGTACTACGCTGAGATCGGACCGAACGAGGTGAGTGAGACGCTGGTCAACGTACTCGACCACTACGTCCACGACGACGCCCGAATTATCGAACTGGGCTGTGGCTCGGGCCGCCATCTGGCACACCTGCAGACCAACGGATACGGGAATCTCACTGGTATCGACATCAACGAGGAATCCTTCGACGTGATGGCTGAGCACTACCCTCGGCTCGCGAATTCGGGGACGTTCCACACCGGTGCCCTCGAAGACATCGTCACCGAATTCGAGGACGATGCCTTCGATGTCGTCTATTCGGTTGAGACGCTCCAGCATATCCACCCCGATGACGCGTGGGTGTTCGAAGAGATCGCCCGCGTTGCCGGCGACCTCCTCGTCATTGCCGAAAACGAGGGCAATAGTCCCGAACGCGGACGCGAAGACACTGACGTGAGTTACGTCAACGACGATTTCCCGCTGTATCACCGCAACTGGAAGCAAGTGTTCTCAGAACTAGGGTTCGCGCAACTCATTCGAGAACCGACGTCTCGGGACACCATTCGCGTGTTCCGCGCACCCTAG